From a single Rutidosis leptorrhynchoides isolate AG116_Rl617_1_P2 chromosome 5, CSIRO_AGI_Rlap_v1, whole genome shotgun sequence genomic region:
- the LOC139850640 gene encoding pentatricopeptide repeat-containing protein At3g09040, mitochondrial: MMSHQLAYIQRTFSTNVKQQLINHQKEVYSRLLSMCLQYSKQIQTRRLFDEMPQRLKLPSRAVNLIHAQSLILGFDSKGKLGNSIVDLHAKCGHIVFAEKAFLRLEQRDILAWNSILSMYSRSGMLEYIVRLFGFMQASLDRVYPNQHTYAIVLSACARLTDIVLGKMVHCHVIKTGFMCDSFCEGSLIDMYAKCSFVDDASKIFDGSVCSDTVSWTAMISGYVQAGCFDKAIRLFKDMLKLGHIPDQVAFVTVISACVKSGQFDDACHVFNQMRDPNVVAWNVMISGHARDGYYDVSIDLFKSMNRCGVKPTRSTLGSVLSAIASTSDLNCGLQVHAHAAKDGLYTNVYVGSSLINMYAKCQQMVSARNVFNELDDKSVVLWNTMLAGYAQNRNADEVIDLFTSMKLFGFLPDEFTYTSVLSASAMLKNVEMGKQLHSLIIKNNFSTNLYVGNALVDMYAKSSSLQDAKKLFSMINNRDNVSWNAMIVGLVQEKEEDEAFWMFQRMKNVGITPDEVCFASLLSACANIQSLTIGTQLHTLLVKYNLETTLYSGSSLVDMYSKCGVISNAHKVFCLMPEKSVASTNALISGYTQNSIKIAVSLFIDMLSHGLKPSGVTLACLLDGCNEPSKLNLGRQFHNLVIKHGFSYDDEYVAVSLLGMYFNSRVTQDAMVVFAELGNPKSTVLWTAVLSGLVHNDCNEMALEIYQEMRRNDSMPDQATFVSSLKACATLASLQDGQAIHSLVFHTGFDSDELTCSGLVDMYAKCGDIASSTKVFKEIVNKKDVITWNSMIVGFAKNGYAENALQIFEEMKESNIKPDDVTFLGVLTACSHAGKVYQGRCIFDSMINHYKIKPRIDHVSCMVDLLGRWGYLKEAEEFIKKLEIEPNARIWATFLGACRIHGDEIRGKRASEELLNLEPESSASFVLLSNIYAASGRWDRANFVRREMKEKNVKKHPGRSWTE, encoded by the coding sequence ATGATGAGTCACCAACTAGCCTACATCCAACGAACGTTTTCCACTAATGTAAAACAACAATTAATCAATCACCAAAAAGAAGTATACTCCCGTCTTCTGTCAATGTGTCTTCAATACAGCAAACAAATTCAAACCCGCCGACTGTTCGATGAAATGCCTCAAAGACTCAAACTTCCTTCCAGAGCTGTTAACCTCATCCACGCCCAAAGTTTAATACTTGGATTTGATTCCAAAGGTAAACTTGGCAACTCCATTGTGGATTTGCACGCCAAATGTGGCCACATTGTCTTTGCTGAAAAAGCTTTTCTTCGGTTGGAACAAAGAGATATATTGGCTTGGAACTCGATTCTATCCATGTATTCGAGGAGTGGAATGTTGGAGTATATTGTACGACTCTTTGGGTTTATGCAGGCTTCTTTGGACAGAGTGTATCCTAATCAGCATACTTACGCGATTGTTTTATCAGCCTGTGCACGATTGACGGACATTGTGTTGGGTAAAATGGTGCATTGTCATGTTATAAAAACCGGGTTCATGTGCGATTCTTTTTGTGAAGGATCGCTTATTGACATGTATGCTAAATGTAGTTTTGTTGATGATGCGTCAAAGATATTCGATGGGTCTGTATGTTCAGATACAGTTTCTTGGACAGCGATGATTTCTGGTTACGTTCAAGCCGGTTGTTTTGATAAGGCTATTAGATTATTTAAAGATATGTTGAAACTTGGCCATATACCTGACCAAGTAGCATTTGTAACTGTTATAAGTGCCTGTGTTAAGTCAGGACAGTTTGATGATGCATGTCATGTGTTCAACCAAATGCGCGATCCAAATGTTGTTGCGTGGAATGTCATGATCTCCGGGCATGCTCGAGACGGTTATTATGATGTATCTATTGATTTGTTTAAGAGTATGAATAGATGTGGGGTCAAACCAACAAGATCTACTTTAGGAAGTGTCCTGAGTGCCATTGCGAGTACGTCTGATCTCAACTGTGGTTTGCAAGTTCATGCCCATGCAGCCAAAGACGGGTTGTATACCAATGTTTATGTTGGAAGTTCTTTAATCAATATGTATGCGAAATGTCAACAAATGGTGTCTGCCAGAAACGTGTTTAACGAATTAGATGACAAGAGTGTTGTTTTATGGAATACAATGCTGGCAGGCTATGCACAAAAtagaaatgctgatgaagtaatcGATCTATTCACAAGCATGAAACTTTTTGGTTTCTTACCCGACGAATTCACTTACACTAGTGTTTTGAGTGCATCTGCTATGTTGAAAAACGTTGAAATGGGGAAGCAGTTGCATTCACTTATTATTAAAAACAATTTTAGTACTAACTTATATGTTGGAAATGCGTTGGTAGATATGTATGCAAAGTCCAGTTCTTTACAGGATGCTAAAAAACTGTTTAGCATGATAAATAATCGAGATAACGTTTCTTGGAATGCTATGATAGTCGGTTTAGTGCAAGAAAAAGAAGAAGACGAGGCTTTTTGGATGTTTCAGAGGATGAAAAATGTCGGTATTACCCCTGATGAGGTATGCTTTGCTAGTTTACTCAGTGCTTGTGCAAATATTCAATCTCTTACAATAGGAACACAATTGCATACCCTTTTGGTCAAATATAATTTGGAAACCACCCTTTATTCTGGTAGTTCTCTTGTTGATATGTATTCCAAATGCGGGGTCATTTCGAACGCGCACAAAGTTTTTTGTTTAATGCCAGAGAAAAGTGTAGCTTCTACTAATGCTTTAATCAGTGGGTATACTCAAAATTCGATTAAAATAGCTGTAAGTTTGTTTATAGATATGTTATCTCATGGTTTAAAACCTTCAGGGGTTACATTAGCATGCTTACTCGATGGGTGCAATGAACCGTCCAAATTGAATCTTGGTAGGCAATTTCACAATTTAGTGATAAAACACGGTTTCTCTTACGATGACGAATACGTAGCGGTATCTCTTCTGGGCATGTATTTTAACTCGCGGGTCACGCAAGATGCAATGGTTGTCTTCGCAGAGTTGGGAAACCCTAAAAGCACGGTTCTTTGGACTGCTGTTTTATCGGGACTTGTTCATAACGATTGTAATGAGATGGCGCTTGAAATATATCAAGAAATGAGAAGAAACGATTCAATGCCAGATCAGGCAACGTTTGTTAGCAGCCTTAAAGCATGTGCCACGTTGGCATCATTACAAGATGGTCAAGCGATACACTCGCTTGTTTTCCACACGGGGTTTGACTCGGATGAGTTGACTTGTAGTGGACTTGTGGACATGTATGCTAAATGTGGGGACATTGCGAGTTCTACTAAAGTCTTTAAGGAAATAGTTAACAAAAAAGATGTTATCACATGGAACTCGATGATAGTCGGTTTCGCTAAAAACGGGTATGCTGAAAATGCACTACAAATCTTTGAAGAAATGAAGGAGTCAAACATAAAGCCTGATGATGTCACGTTTCTTGGAGTACTCACTGCTTGTAGTCATGCAGGAAAAGTTTATCAAGGACGTTGTATATTTGATTCTATGATTAATCATTACAAGATTAAACCGCGTATTGATCATGTTTCATGTATGGTCGATCTTCTTGGGAGATGGGGTTATCTAAAGGAGGCTGAGGAATTCATTAAAAAATTAGAAATTGAGCCGAATGCTAGGATTTGGGCTACGTTTCTCGGGGCTTGTAGAATACACGGAGATGAAATAAGAGGAAAACGTGCGAGTGAAGAGCTGTTAAATTTGGAGCCTGAAAGTTCAGCTTCTTTTGTATTGCTTTCGAATATATATGCAGCTTCAGGGCGGTGGGACCGGGCGAACTTTGTTAGAAgggaaatgaaagagaagaatgttAAAAAGCATCCTGGACGTAGTTGGACCGAGTGA